A stretch of Pomacea canaliculata isolate SZHN2017 linkage group LG6, ASM307304v1, whole genome shotgun sequence DNA encodes these proteins:
- the LOC112566519 gene encoding C-type lectin domain family 17, member A-like isoform X1 gives MTHYGLLMMWSSLTTLSVFGVFVAGHFCPQGWESLQDRCYLYVNRLLTWSAAKEICNGSSSSLVETESEEENSFVHNMMRAHGAQVGVWLNIDDRTQEGHWVSSTTHQPLTYSKWNDGEPNNMDDEDCGMMRLPGNWNDLNCQKGDVNNAVCEKVCSEAFECSSWTKN, from the exons ATGACCCACTACGGTTTGCTGATGATGTGGAGCAGCCTGACCACACTGAGTGTCTTTG GTGTATTCGTGGCTGGTCACTTCTGTCCCCAAGGTTGGGAGTCATTGCAAGACAGATGTTACCTGTATGTAAATCGCCTCTTGACTTGGTCAGCAGCAAAG GAAATCTGCAATGGCAGTTCTTCTTCCCTCGTTGAAACTGAATCAGAGGAGGAGAACAGTTTTGTTCACAACATGATGAGGGCCCATGGAG CACAGGTTGGCGTGTGGCTGAACATCGATGACAGGACCCAGGAGGGTCACTGGGTGTCGTCCACCACACACCAGCCCCTGACCTACAGCAAGTGGAACGACGGCGAACCCAACAACATGGACGATGAAGACTGCGGCATGATGCGTCTCCCTGGCAACTGGAATGACCTGAACTGTCAGAAGGGGGATGTCAACAACGCCGTCTGCGAGAAAGT CTGTTCTGAAGCTTTTGAATGTTCATCGTGGACCAAAAATTAA
- the LOC112566519 gene encoding C-type lectin domain family 17, member A-like isoform X2: MTSTCSEGVFVAGHFCPQGWESLQDRCYLYVNRLLTWSAAKEICNGSSSSLVETESEEENSFVHNMMRAHGAQVGVWLNIDDRTQEGHWVSSTTHQPLTYSKWNDGEPNNMDDEDCGMMRLPGNWNDLNCQKGDVNNAVCEKVCSEAFECSSWTKN; encoded by the exons ATGACGAGTACCTGCAGTGAGG GTGTATTCGTGGCTGGTCACTTCTGTCCCCAAGGTTGGGAGTCATTGCAAGACAGATGTTACCTGTATGTAAATCGCCTCTTGACTTGGTCAGCAGCAAAG GAAATCTGCAATGGCAGTTCTTCTTCCCTCGTTGAAACTGAATCAGAGGAGGAGAACAGTTTTGTTCACAACATGATGAGGGCCCATGGAG CACAGGTTGGCGTGTGGCTGAACATCGATGACAGGACCCAGGAGGGTCACTGGGTGTCGTCCACCACACACCAGCCCCTGACCTACAGCAAGTGGAACGACGGCGAACCCAACAACATGGACGATGAAGACTGCGGCATGATGCGTCTCCCTGGCAACTGGAATGACCTGAACTGTCAGAAGGGGGATGTCAACAACGCCGTCTGCGAGAAAGT CTGTTCTGAAGCTTTTGAATGTTCATCGTGGACCAAAAATTAA
- the LOC112567174 gene encoding 24-hydroxycholesterol 7-alpha-hydroxylase-like isoform X2 produces MDPTDFHLLFQSPNVDFQKAVQTPVQNVASITEASFFTYHTKIHDTVKGKLAANKLSSIFPKLQQSFAEGLDSIKSKEKCELLELVRNIMYRGIIDNLFGKNTLPTIDKEAFEELVQHFTKFDEQFEYGSKIPQMFLREWTQSKVWLLKLFTKVVKQLASGTAEEENTVLQSLLAVVDAEHSPNYSLLLLWASLANAVPITFWTLAFMLAHEHAWKKAKDDVAAVLGSGKEVTEDQLLKTPYLRWCIMEAIRLRSPGVVTRRVIKPFTVKNYTIPAGDMVMVSPYWAHRNPKYFPDPDKFLPERWQSADLEKNIFLDGFIAFGGGRYQCPGRWFALMELHLFIAQFLQRFDCQLLSTVPDLSPLHVVGTQQPTGPCHVRLTRL; encoded by the exons ATGGATCCCACAGATTTTCACCTTTTATTTCAGTCCCCAAATGTGGATTTCCAAAAGGCTGTACAAACTCCTGTTCAGAATGTTG CATCAATTACAGAAGCTTCATTCTTTACATATCACACAAAAATTCATGACACAGTTAAAGGGAAACTTGCTGCCAACAAGCTAAGTTCTATATTTCCAAAGCTTCAACAAAGCTTTGCAGAGGGGTTGGACAGTATCAAGTCTAAAG AAAAATGTGAGCTTCTTGAGCTTGTAAGGAATATAATGTATCGTGGAATCATAGACAACCTGTTTGGTAAAAACACCCTGCCAACCATTGACAAG GAAGCATTTGAAGAACTGGtacaacattttacaaaatttgatGAGCAGTTTGAGTATGGTTCCAAGAttccacaaatgtttttaag GGAGTGGACTCAGTCTAAAGTTTGGCTGCTGAAGCTATTCACCAAAGTTGTCAAGCAGCTGGCATCTGGCACTGCAGAAGAGGAGAATACTGTTCTGCAGTCTCTTCTGGCAGTTGTTGATGCAGAACACTCACCAAACTACAGCCTGCTGCTCTTGTGGGCATCTCTTGCAAATGCAGTCCCG ATCACATTCTGGACACTAGCTTTTATGCTTGCCCATGAGCATGCCTGGAAAAAAGCCAAAGATGATGTGGCGGCAGTTTTGGGATCTGGAAAAGAAG TTACTGAAGATCAACTGTTGAAAACACCTTATCTGAGGTGGTGCATTATGGAGGCCATACGTTTGCGTTCACCTGGAGTTGTAACACGAAGGGTGATTAAACCATTTACAGTCAAG AACTACACCATACCAGCTGGGGACATGGTGATGGTCTCCCCTTATTGGGCTCATCGAAATCCTAAATACTTCCCAGATCCAGATAAATTCTTACCT GAGCGTTGGCAGTCAGCtgatttggaaaagaacatcTTCCTTGATGGCTTCATTGCTTTTGGAGGTGGAAGATATCAGTGCCCAGGAAG gtgGTTTGCACTCATGGAGCTACACCTGTTTATCGCACAATTTCTTCAGCGATTTGATTGCCAACTTCTCAGTACAGTGCCTGACCTG AGTCCACTGCATGTGGTGGGCACTCAGCAGCCAACAGGACCTTGTCATGTCAGGCTGACTCGCCTATAA
- the LOC112567174 gene encoding 24-hydroxycholesterol 7-alpha-hydroxylase-like isoform X1 — protein MAASLADAISWQIMLWTGLTIVIVGAVLKGIMKHFFKSQGNSRIPPLYSGWIPWLGCAVDFGRAPLYFIDEKRRKLGPVFTLKVAGERLTFLMDPTDFHLLFQSPNVDFQKAVQTPVQNVASITEASFFTYHTKIHDTVKGKLAANKLSSIFPKLQQSFAEGLDSIKSKEKCELLELVRNIMYRGIIDNLFGKNTLPTIDKEAFEELVQHFTKFDEQFEYGSKIPQMFLREWTQSKVWLLKLFTKVVKQLASGTAEEENTVLQSLLAVVDAEHSPNYSLLLLWASLANAVPITFWTLAFMLAHEHAWKKAKDDVAAVLGSGKEVTEDQLLKTPYLRWCIMEAIRLRSPGVVTRRVIKPFTVKNYTIPAGDMVMVSPYWAHRNPKYFPDPDKFLPERWQSADLEKNIFLDGFIAFGGGRYQCPGRWFALMELHLFIAQFLQRFDCQLLSTVPDLSPLHVVGTQQPTGPCHVRLTRL, from the exons ATGGCGGCTAGTCTAGCAGACGCTATCAGCTGGCAGATTATGTTATGGACTGGATTAACGATTGTTATTGTTGGAGCAGTATTGAAAGGAATCATGAAGCACTTTTTCAAATCACAAGGAAACAGCAGGATACCTCCTTTGTATTCCGGGTGGATACCATGGCTTGGATGTGCAGTTGATTTTGGGCGAGCGCCTTTGTACTTTATTGATGAGAAACGGAGAAAG CTGGGACCAGTTTTCACACTTAAAGTGGCCGGAGAAAGGCTTACATTTTTGATGGATCCCACAGATTTTCACCTTTTATTTCAGTCCCCAAATGTGGATTTCCAAAAGGCTGTACAAACTCCTGTTCAGAATGTTG CATCAATTACAGAAGCTTCATTCTTTACATATCACACAAAAATTCATGACACAGTTAAAGGGAAACTTGCTGCCAACAAGCTAAGTTCTATATTTCCAAAGCTTCAACAAAGCTTTGCAGAGGGGTTGGACAGTATCAAGTCTAAAG AAAAATGTGAGCTTCTTGAGCTTGTAAGGAATATAATGTATCGTGGAATCATAGACAACCTGTTTGGTAAAAACACCCTGCCAACCATTGACAAG GAAGCATTTGAAGAACTGGtacaacattttacaaaatttgatGAGCAGTTTGAGTATGGTTCCAAGAttccacaaatgtttttaag GGAGTGGACTCAGTCTAAAGTTTGGCTGCTGAAGCTATTCACCAAAGTTGTCAAGCAGCTGGCATCTGGCACTGCAGAAGAGGAGAATACTGTTCTGCAGTCTCTTCTGGCAGTTGTTGATGCAGAACACTCACCAAACTACAGCCTGCTGCTCTTGTGGGCATCTCTTGCAAATGCAGTCCCG ATCACATTCTGGACACTAGCTTTTATGCTTGCCCATGAGCATGCCTGGAAAAAAGCCAAAGATGATGTGGCGGCAGTTTTGGGATCTGGAAAAGAAG TTACTGAAGATCAACTGTTGAAAACACCTTATCTGAGGTGGTGCATTATGGAGGCCATACGTTTGCGTTCACCTGGAGTTGTAACACGAAGGGTGATTAAACCATTTACAGTCAAG AACTACACCATACCAGCTGGGGACATGGTGATGGTCTCCCCTTATTGGGCTCATCGAAATCCTAAATACTTCCCAGATCCAGATAAATTCTTACCT GAGCGTTGGCAGTCAGCtgatttggaaaagaacatcTTCCTTGATGGCTTCATTGCTTTTGGAGGTGGAAGATATCAGTGCCCAGGAAG gtgGTTTGCACTCATGGAGCTACACCTGTTTATCGCACAATTTCTTCAGCGATTTGATTGCCAACTTCTCAGTACAGTGCCTGACCTG AGTCCACTGCATGTGGTGGGCACTCAGCAGCCAACAGGACCTTGTCATGTCAGGCTGACTCGCCTATAA